The DNA sequence GCATTGAAGTTATGGGATTTAAAAAAAGGAGAAACATTACACCACTTCAGCATAGAATTATCACTAGAAAACAGTACAGCACGTTACAGTGAATACAAATTCTTACACATGAAACATTAcatttgaataaacctatttgaATAATGGTATTTACAAATCTCGATTTGATTGTGTTATGTACAACATTGGCATTGTTTGAAAAGTCAGTGCTTGATTTGATGGGGCAATGAAAACAGTGTCAGAAAGAAATGGACTGTAAGTTTGATACAGTACATCATGACACAAACTCCACCAAAGAGTTTCTCATAACCTGTACGGTGCATTCCATTTCAGAAAATGTCATTGTAGGGCTATGCCATTGTATATTAGTCTTGCTCTGACAGCCCAAGTTGAGGTGATCAGTCCtatggctctattcaatctgtctcgctgaagcgttacagattgcgtgatagaaatgtaaaggtcatttcctaTTGAGCCGACATttgcagtgtttaccgtgaatgcagtctcctctAATGCAggagaattgcctttaaatttaaatcGCACTGTAACGCTGAACTTCCGAGATACGAGTTGAATAGAGCCCCTAGTCCCGGAACCTCTGCAGCATCTCACAGGTCCTCTTCTCCAAGACTTCATGAATCCTCTTCAGCCTCTTATCGGAGATGGGTCTAACGTAGCTGTTGGGTTGTATCACGGCCATGCCGTCCTGTACATCCCCCATGACCAATAGGGGGCCCTCCTCCATGGTGATGTTGGGGCAGGGGCAGCTCCAGTCCATCTTAGCCAGGGTCACCTCTAGGTGGCGGGTGTTAAAGAATGCCAAGCCCATCTTCTCGTCGCGGAGGATCTTCTCTAGACTGAACCGGGCGATCCCAGAATCGAGGTCCTCGATCAGTTCCGTCAATCGACCGACGATGGCGAAATCGCTCCGGCACAGGCTCGGGACGATTTTACCTTTGACCCGGCATGTTTTGCAGGCTTGTCGTTTGGACTGCGGACAGTTTGCCTCGCACTCCTTCTTGGATCGGAAGCGATTGCCGTTGCCCTGGCAACCGCCATAAGCAAAGGCCTGGCATTGTTTCAAGAGGGAGTTCCAGGCCCAGTGGGCCTCCCAGCTCTTGCAGGGGCCCTGGACCGCAGGTAAGGAACAGATCCCCGTCCCCTCCCTCTGGCAGGATGCCTGGCACTCCTCGTAGGTCTCGAAGCGGTTGCGGCTGTCATCGCAGCCCCCGTTGGAGAAGGCCAGGCAGGTACCTTGCTCGGCGTCGTAGTACCAGTCAACGTAGCGCTCGGCGGAGCACTCCCGCCGGTCCACCTCCGCCAGGCAGTCGGCGGGCGAAAACGGGGGCCCCATGGGCATGCCTGCCATCTCGGGGTCCTCTGAGAAGATGTCGTCCTCGGTCCGACGGATGACAGAGAGAGGGTAGTCGGCGCGGAGGACCCCGGCTGCATTTCGGGCGACGCAAGTGTAGATGCCTGTGTCCCACACCTGGGCGTTGTAGACGACTAGCTGGCCGATGTTGGTGATGACCACGTTGCCGTACATCCGGTCGGGCCGCATTACCAGGCTCTCGTGGCGCTCGCTCTGCTTCTCCCAGGTCACGACGGGCCGCGGGACACCCATTACATCGCAGTGGAAGCTCACCGTGCCGCCTATGTAGACCGACTGGTGGCTGGGGTTGGAGAAGAGCGTTGGGGGAATGGGGTCTTCcaggaaggatgtcagcgttggATTGGCTGTTGTGTCCTGGGGGAGTGGACTTGTTTGAGGCCCAGATAGATGAAACCGGCAGGTCACCACAGTTAGCGTCACACCCTGTGTACACGCCTCAGCGTCCATGTAACACTTGTTGAAGTAGGTGAGTCCGTCGGAGGCACAGGTGAAGCTGGGATCCTTCTCGCAGTGGTCCTGGCACTTGCAGATGGGCTGGCCCTCCCAGATGTCGCAGGTGGCCCCCTGTTGGCTGCAGATGAAGCCCTGGCAGGTGGCGATGGAGCCCTGGCCCCCGGAGCCCTTCTCTCCTCCGCCCTGGCCATCCGGCTGAGCAGGGGTGCCATCAGAGAAACGGGCGGCCACACAGCTGAAGAGTCCACACACATTGGTGCAGCATTTCTCAAAGCCAGCACAGTCCTGGGGAATAACAACAGGCATTTACTGAGGCAAAATACATAGTATATTTCAATACAACAAACACCAAGTGGTAGGCCtaataaaataaatagaaaatgtaatgaacatgtacagtatacagtataacaCATTTCCTTACAATTGTTTGTTTGTCATAAACAAATGACACAATGGATTGTGGAATGAAATATTGAATACATATAAATGCCTCACCTCGTCAACTTCACATTCCCGTTCGCAGGTGCTTTGTGCATCAACCCAAAGGTTAGCATTCAGCTTGTTGGGACAAACTCCTGGATGTTCCACTTTGGAACCAGCTAGACTTGCACTCCACGTCTGTTGTGGGAATACGCAGaggcaaaacaaaaacacaagagAGGACCAACCAACGCGTCCTGATAAGAGTCCTTTTGGGTATATAAGTgcttttttctggtttgtgtccACGTTCTTTCCACCTCCAACCCCTCGACGGCTGAGGGAAGATATATTCATTTTAAAAGGAACGTTTCATGAAAGTCATCCATCAACAAGTTCCATAACTTCCGTGCAGCCCCTCAAGAAAATACGTCCATTCTGTTCAAACTTAGCCATCCAGTTTGTGCGTAACCAATCTGGGTACAAGTGCCAATTTGTCGCTCGCCACGCAAGATAAACGGTTCTCAAATTTCAGATGAATACCATTGTCCAACAAAAAGATCTCCCTCTGCGCTCTACATTGATGCAACAAGTAGCCTCGAATAAGAGGTCAAAAATAACACGTGAATCCACTCTGGTTTGATAAAATCGCAAAACCGTTAGACTAAAACAAAAAACTGCAACAACAGAAAAATCATGCTATATCTACGCTGACTTCCAAGGCGTGCGGAGTCAACTCACtacacaaagggagagagagacacgcaatATCGGTTTTGGTGTGACTAGAGGTAGGAAGGGCAGCGCCTCTGACCGCCCCCATGGTTGTCCAGTGTCTGAAACTTTTATGAAGCAGCACCATGCGCTAAGCAACTGGACAAACATTGTAAAGACATCAAAGGAATCTTGATAGGGCGGTGTTGTCAAGCTGTCCCAACAACAGTACGCACGGGGCCAAACATTCCGGCGAGAAATCCATCAATGTTTCATGCGTCCAGACAAACACTCTAGAAGTGTTGCTCATAATGCTCATATAAATGGGCCATGATTGAGAAGTTTCCTAACAGGAGGTACTTTTTGTTTGCTAGTGAACCCATGCActggctttatcttggccaggtcgcagttgtaaatgagaacttgttctcaactggcctacctggttaaataaaggtgaaattaaataaattaattaattaaatgcACACTGACAAATAAGTTGACATAAGTGTCTAATTCAGTTTTTTACGCAATCCACTTTTACGCAAtaagtaggctatggtgtaatttGATCCAGTTTATCTagaacatataaaatgttgataTTAAATATGTCATGATGAACATAGACAACTTTTTAAATGTGGGATTAATAAGACTAGATAGGCTATCTGAATGAGAAAGAATCAAACATTTTGAGGAGGCGCGCACAGCAGAAGTGGCAAGAAATATGTGTAACTTGACACTGATAGTGCATGCATAGAAACATGCTGTTTACGTTTGGTTGTGTTCAAGTCGAAGTCTAGACGCGTCGGTCAGTTTACACCCATCATTCACACAAAGCTCAGAGATGCCACGGTCAGGTGGCAAGACGTAAAGCGACACATTTTCAATGGCGTGTGACTCATCTTTGTCTCCACACGGCTCAAAGGGCTATGAGAAGCAAACTCCCCTCGCTTTCATTGAACGTGACCCTTCAACCTTCGCGTGACTTTTGACCGCCAGCATTCAGAGCAGCTGAGGAGAGGCCGCGAGCCAGGGGCTGCGGAGCCAATAACCCCGGGACGA is a window from the Salmo trutta chromosome 38, fSalTru1.1, whole genome shotgun sequence genome containing:
- the LOC115178066 gene encoding WAP, Kazal, immunoglobulin, Kunitz and NTR domain-containing protein-like is translated as MNISSLSRRGVGGGKNVDTNQKKALIYPKGLLSGRVGWSSLVFLFCLCVFPQQTWSASLAGSKVEHPGVCPNKLNANLWVDAQSTCERECEVDEDCAGFEKCCTNVCGLFSCVAARFSDGTPAQPDGQGGGEKGSGGQGSIATCQGFICSQQGATCDIWEGQPICKCQDHCEKDPSFTCASDGLTYFNKCYMDAEACTQGVTLTVVTCRFHLSGPQTSPLPQDTTANPTLTSFLEDPIPPTLFSNPSHQSVYIGGTVSFHCDVMGVPRPVVTWEKQSERHESLVMRPDRMYGNVVITNIGQLVVYNAQVWDTGIYTCVARNAAGVLRADYPLSVIRRTEDDIFSEDPEMAGMPMGPPFSPADCLAEVDRRECSAERYVDWYYDAEQGTCLAFSNGGCDDSRNRFETYEECQASCQREGTGICSLPAVQGPCKSWEAHWAWNSLLKQCQAFAYGGCQGNGNRFRSKKECEANCPQSKRQACKTCRVKGKIVPSLCRSDFAIVGRLTELIEDLDSGIARFSLEKILRDEKMGLAFFNTRHLEVTLAKMDWSCPCPNITMEEGPLLVMGDVQDGMAVIQPNSYVRPISDKRLKRIHEVLEKRTCEMLQRFRD